In Fibrobacter sp. UWR3, one DNA window encodes the following:
- a CDS encoding cell division ATP-binding protein FtsE produces MIHFTHVTKSYEDNWKALNNVTFRINKGEFVFLTGHSGAGKSTVLKLIYMDERPDMERGGQVMVKFTSDCIYDSKSSPDNRIQAFRRKMGIIFQDFKLLPDRNVFENVALALRIVGTPSSKINAAVFDALALVGISQKRFAMPYTLSGGEQQRVAIARAMVHNPYLLLADEPTGNLDPKNADEVFKIFKEINARGTTVVMATHNPDFYLNSPFRRLVLDHGELLNRDLI; encoded by the coding sequence ATGATTCACTTCACCCACGTGACAAAGTCCTACGAGGATAACTGGAAGGCGCTGAACAATGTCACCTTCCGTATCAATAAGGGTGAGTTCGTGTTCCTGACGGGGCATTCGGGTGCGGGTAAGTCGACCGTGCTGAAATTAATTTATATGGACGAACGCCCCGATATGGAACGTGGCGGCCAGGTAATGGTGAAGTTCACCAGCGACTGCATTTACGACAGCAAGAGTTCTCCGGACAACAGGATACAGGCGTTCCGCCGCAAGATGGGAATAATTTTCCAGGATTTCAAGTTATTGCCCGACAGGAACGTTTTTGAGAACGTGGCGCTGGCACTGCGCATCGTAGGGACCCCGAGCAGCAAGATAAATGCGGCCGTGTTTGACGCGCTTGCCCTGGTGGGGATAAGCCAGAAACGATTTGCGATGCCCTATACGCTTTCCGGTGGTGAACAGCAGCGTGTGGCGATTGCCCGCGCGATGGTGCATAACCCGTACTTGCTCTTGGCGGACGAACCGACCGGTAACCTGGACCCGAAAAACGCCGACGAGGTGTTCAAGATTTTCAAGGAAATCAATGCCCGCGGCACCACCGTGGTGATGGCGACGCATAACCCGGACTTTTACCTGAATAGCCCGTTCCGCCGCCTGGTGCTTGATCACGGCGAACTCTTGAACAGAGACCTGATTTAA
- a CDS encoding glycoside hydrolase family 9 protein, which yields MKFSVRYNHVGYAPKGPKVFLLACDVADNPLKGMQPWFEVYTERGERVFGASMAEKGACSYTDEFVWEGDFSEIARDGNYRIAVMDAKGNILAESKFFEVSDRLALEQLSLTLKSFYFQRCGVELTPDRAGKWARPAAHLDDNIEFHPSMERAGTWNAHGGWYDAGDYGKYIVNGGVSLATLLLAAEFADDRPMVSSNADFFDVGSFRSNLLEEIRFELEFFLRMQDEDGGVFFKVSPVRWDGFVSPSQSDALQKRQILGKSTTSTLNFAGALAQAHRVFARAYPGFAKQCLDAALRAYRWAVENPDVTYPHNTEGSGGYGDERYDDEFFWARAMLYREGQVAGADLKELLLRDMEKCPPDLGMSWRDTQNLGWIALALQSQDPDLQVRARNTLKGVADKIVKLAGEDPYGLSIRKFVWGSNGEIANHALTLFLVDEWFPSKVYADCARRMLDFIFGKNPVDRCFVTGSAWSSPKFIHHRISHSDGIEAPIPGLLAGGINADRQDLHRFPHYPGPQPGFSYTDERCSFASNETAINWNAPLVAALSFCC from the coding sequence ATGAAATTCAGCGTCCGCTACAACCATGTCGGCTATGCCCCCAAGGGGCCGAAGGTTTTCCTGCTTGCATGCGATGTGGCGGATAATCCCCTGAAGGGAATGCAGCCGTGGTTTGAGGTATATACCGAGAGGGGAGAACGCGTGTTCGGTGCCTCGATGGCCGAGAAGGGCGCCTGTTCATATACAGACGAATTTGTATGGGAAGGCGACTTTTCGGAAATTGCAAGGGATGGGAATTACCGTATTGCGGTGATGGATGCGAAGGGGAATATCCTTGCCGAATCAAAGTTCTTTGAAGTTTCTGATAGGCTTGCCCTGGAACAACTTTCGCTGACGCTCAAGTCGTTCTATTTTCAGCGCTGTGGTGTGGAGTTGACTCCGGACCGTGCTGGGAAATGGGCGAGACCCGCCGCGCATCTGGACGACAACATCGAATTCCACCCGAGCATGGAACGTGCCGGAACGTGGAATGCTCATGGCGGCTGGTACGATGCTGGCGACTACGGCAAGTATATAGTGAATGGCGGTGTGTCGCTGGCGACGCTCCTGCTGGCGGCAGAATTTGCGGATGACCGCCCGATGGTTTCTAGCAATGCGGACTTTTTCGATGTGGGGTCGTTCCGCTCGAACCTGCTCGAGGAAATCCGGTTCGAACTTGAATTTTTCCTCCGCATGCAGGACGAAGACGGCGGTGTGTTTTTCAAGGTGTCGCCGGTGCGCTGGGACGGGTTTGTTTCGCCGTCGCAGTCCGATGCCCTGCAGAAGCGCCAGATTCTCGGGAAATCGACCACATCGACACTGAATTTTGCAGGTGCTCTTGCGCAGGCGCATCGCGTATTTGCCCGTGCGTATCCCGGATTTGCCAAGCAGTGTCTGGATGCAGCCCTCCGCGCTTACCGCTGGGCCGTCGAGAATCCCGATGTCACTTACCCGCACAATACCGAGGGTAGCGGCGGGTACGGTGACGAGCGCTACGATGACGAGTTCTTCTGGGCGCGCGCGATGCTGTACCGCGAAGGGCAGGTCGCTGGTGCGGACCTTAAGGAACTGCTCCTCCGTGACATGGAAAAATGCCCGCCCGATTTGGGCATGAGCTGGCGCGATACGCAAAACTTGGGCTGGATTGCGCTTGCCCTGCAGTCGCAGGACCCGGATTTGCAGGTACGAGCCCGCAATACGCTGAAGGGCGTTGCGGACAAAATCGTGAAACTTGCCGGCGAGGACCCGTACGGGCTTTCTATCCGCAAGTTTGTATGGGGTTCGAACGGCGAAATAGCAAACCACGCGCTTACATTGTTCCTTGTGGATGAATGGTTCCCGTCGAAAGTCTATGCGGACTGTGCAAGGCGCATGCTGGACTTTATTTTCGGGAAGAATCCGGTGGACCGCTGCTTCGTGACGGGCTCCGCGTGGAGTTCTCCGAAGTTCATCCATCATCGCATAAGCCATTCCGACGGAATCGAGGCCCCGATTCCCGGGCTTCTCGCGGGTGGCATCAATGCCGACAGGCAGGACCTGCATAGGTTCCCGCATTATCCGGGCCCGCAGCCGGGATTCTCGTACACGGATGAGCGCTGTTCCTTTGCGAGTAACGAGACCGCTATCAACTGGAATGCCCCGCTGGTTGCTGCACTCAGTTTCTGCTGCTAA